One window of the Methanolacinia paynteri genome contains the following:
- a CDS encoding type II toxin-antitoxin system PemK/MazF family toxin, whose amino-acid sequence MTRFFPGDVVLASMSLRGPGGKKVRPAVVIGECERNSFLLCPVTSHMPERGDYLPLGLDAFEKGGLDLFDESYVLVSEAGPVDGRYILGKKGKLVSSLFMEISGRVRF is encoded by the coding sequence ATGACCAGGTTTTTCCCCGGCGACGTAGTTCTGGCATCGATGAGCCTGAGAGGCCCGGGCGGGAAAAAGGTTCGTCCGGCTGTGGTTATTGGAGAATGCGAAAGAAACTCATTCCTTCTTTGCCCTGTTACGAGCCATATGCCCGAGCGGGGCGACTACCTCCCCCTCGGCCTCGATGCTTTTGAGAAAGGCGGTCTTGATCTCTTTGACGAGAGTTATGTCCTCGTCTCCGAGGCGGGACCGGTTGACGGCAGGTACATCCTCGGGAAGAAAGGGAAGCTTGTCTCATCGCTATTTATGGAAATTTCCGGGAGGGTGAGATTTTGA